The sequence ttttagtagtgaTGGAGCATGGAgagaattcggacatagccagaGTTAAAcagtaaattatttaaaataaaaaaaattatgtggGGAACCCAACACATTGGGAGTCCCAGGCAATCACCCACCTTTGCCTAATCGTAAGTCCGCCCCTTGAGTTGTAGCACCGCCCCAATCAACAGTGAATTTGCTGAAAAGCCTAGTAGAAGCATTAAGACTAcgtgaattttaaaaaaggaagttaCATTAATATATATTAACAATAATGAGTAAACCTGAGGATAAGGACTGAAGCTTTTCCTTTCAAATGACCACCGTTTTTGCAGCAGACTGCGCTCCCGGGCGCCCCTGGTGGCCGAGTGGGGACTCTGCAGGCTCTCTGCGGACCGCGCTCAGCTGACCAGCCGCCTGTCTGACGGCGGTGAGCGGCCAGCTACACCCAAACACAGTGCGGCAAAAACAACCGTCTGGCGCTCAGCAGCGCGGCTAATGAGCGGCTGCAAGGGAAGGAGAGCCATGAGTCACGACTGAGCTCTAACAGCATGTCGTTCAAGGTAAACCGTGCACGACCGGCGTCTCACTCGCGCACACTCCATCCTAAATTATGACAGCGTCACCGTAGGGGCCGTGCAATCTGTTATTTGATCACGTGCCGAGCTCCGGCAGGAAACCTGCAGCTGACATGACATGAACTTTTCCTCCATCGTGGAGTCAGGCTGTGCTGGTGACGCAGCCATGACCTCGAGACATTCTAGAGAGCTGATTGGTAGATGGACGTTTCGTCGTTGTGTCAAATAAAGTAGATTAGTATTTCAACACTGACTATAGTTTTTACTGCTGAACAGACGTTCCACTGCTGTTATTGTCAGCAGATGTGATGCCAACGTCTTGGTTTCTGGGTGaaagtgttttgtgttttttgacccTCCAGAAGGACACCCCCCTGGTCAATGCTGTGTTCTGGGCGGCAAAGAGAGGAAACCTGCCTCTGCTTCAGCTGCTGCTCAACAGCGGCCGAGTGGATGCAGACTGCAGAGACAGCGTATGGACGTTGCATGTcccggctgctcagctgcagagaCAGTATGGATGCTGCATGTcccggctgctcagctgcagacacagcttaTGAATGCTGCATGTcccggctgctcagctgcagacacagcgtATGAATGCTGCATGTcccggctgctcagctgcagacacagcgtATGAATGCTGCATGTCCCAGTTgctcagctgcagacacagcgtATGAATGCTGCATGTCCCGGTTgctcagctgcagacacagcgtATGAATGCTGCATGTcccggctgctcagctgcagacacagcgtATGAATGCTGCATGTcccggctgctcagctgcagacacagcgtATGAATGCTGCATGTcccggctgctcagctgcagacacagcgtATGAATGCTGCATGTCCCGGTTgctcagctgcagacacagcgtATGGATGCTGCATGTcccggctgctctgctgcagacacagcgtATGAATTCTGCATGTCCCGGTTgctcagctgcagacacagcataTGGATGCTGCATGTcccggctgctcagctgcagacacagcgtATGAATGCTGCATGTcccggctgctcagctgcagacacagcgtATGGATGCTGCATGTcccggctgctcagctgcagacacagcgtATGAATGCTGCATGTcccggctgctcagctgcagacacagcgtATGAATGCTGCATGTcccggctgctcagctgcagagaCAGTATGGATGCTGCATGTcccggctgctcagctgcagacacagcgtACGGATGCTGCATGTcccggctgctcagctgcagagaCACAGCGTATGAATGCTGCATGTcccggctgctcagctgcagagaCAGTATGGATGCTGCATGTCctggctgctcagctgcagagaCAGTATGGATGCTGAATGTcccggctgctcagctgcagagaCAGTATGGATGCTGCATGTcccggctgctcagctgcagagaCACTATGGATGCTGCATGTCCCGGCTGCTGAGCTGCTTGTcatagtatttttttgttgttgtcccaTCAAGTCAGATGTTCAGAGTTTCATATTGGAAACCCTCTTAGCTCTACATTTGTGAGATTCCTAGGCAGTGGTTCCAATTTTAAACGGGAGTCTTAACATTTTTGTCTCTTTAGGTCGGGACAACTGCACTGATGGTGGCGTCTCATGGCGGTCATTATGACTGTGTCAAAGAGCTTATCATGCAGGGAGCAGACATCAACTATCAGAGAGAGGTGAAGCCATTTCAGGAACTGCTTTCTGCTTGATTTGCCTTAATGTTGTGTGAACCGCTCAGAGCTTCTGTGGGATGAGAGTCTCTTTCTGCTGTTGTGCTTTTTGAAGCTCTTCAGAGCAGCGTCTCCGTGTGTGTGAGTGACAGGAGCTTCACAGGAAAGACCCCTGAATTCTGGCTTATTGTGTTGTTTATGTCAGAACCATCAAAGGTGGTGCTTAACGTAAGGGTTAAAGTCACAGacatgtttatctttttttatcgTCCTTCCCAGACAGGTTCTTCTGCGTTGTTCTTCTCCTCCCAGCACGGATATCACGATGTGGTAAAGCTCCTGTTTGAATTCGGTGCCTCCACTGAATTCCAGACAAAGGTATGCGGCGGTGACGCCTCTCACAGCCTCTTACATGCTGGGTGTGATGTGGAGAGCTGTGATGCTATGTTCTTTTAAATGTGTAGCGACAGCAGCCAATCATGCAGAAATCCTGCACTTTTGAGCCTCACTGCCTCTTCATCCGACTTCTGTTTTCTCTCTGGACGCCTCTGAACGTTTGTGTCTCCGGTGTTCCTGTCCCGTGACAGGACGGCGGCACCGCGCTCACGGTCGCCTGTCAGTACGGACACTCTAAAGTCGTGGACCTGCTGTTGAGGAATGGAGCCAATGTGCACGACCAGCTGAACGTGAGAGCCTTTACGTCTGCAGCCTGCTGTTAGTCTGCATCCCTTCAGGTTCAAAGTCACAAATGTGATGTTTAGCCTCCCGTGCTGCGGCAGGAATCCAGCCTCTCAGCTTTCTGCAGACTAGGtcgtgtctgaattccttccctactcactatatagtgcgtttgccattttctagtgctgtccgaatctacaattccaaaatccagggccctagaaattacccagaagtctctgtgaaaaaccagtgtgcatggATGCTCAcgagatcggcgaatatagaccacaatgcattgcgttgaaACAATATTTGCCAAAAACatatatttcaatgtatttcttttaataaaccatcaaggtttttatcttcagaagacagtggactcataaataatcgtcagaaaacgctcatatcaattagattttaacttagtgaaatcgatgacgtcatatccgccattaaaaaaaaaaaagtagtgagcgtggtggccgaatgtttttaaaattaagggCGCTACACAGTCCcgctatatagttttttagtagttaggggttagggtgggaattcggacacagccttagTGCCTGTTGTACATGTTGGACAACCTTATTAGGTGGgaaaattatatttctttttggaaaaactaTAAGTTGTGCTTTTCTTTAGTTGGAAGACTTTCTGAGAGGTTTGACTGATTTTTCAGGATGGAGCCACGCCTCTTTTCCTTGCTGCTCAGGGCGGTCATGTGACTGTGATTCGTCATCTCCTATCATGTGGTGCCAAGGTTAACCAGCCTCGAGAGGTAAAGTCTGACCGTTTCTGACGTAGTCGACTACATAATGATGTCATTCCTGAGGACTCGCAGGTCTAGTTGTCTCATTTCTCAACAGCAAAGGCTATAAAAAGACTGCTGATAACACAGGAAGTCACCGGAATAAGTCACATGTCGCTTCGTCATGTCAGATTCCAGATTTCATTTGTCACACGCATTGCTTTCACGAGCAAAACAGGTCGTCTTTGTTTATAGTTGAAACTTTGTCTGAACAGGTTTGGAGTCTCCTTAGTCACCACTTGTTTGCAGGGTTTGTCGCCTCTAGTTTAACAGAGGAGCAGGTTCTTCAGTGCGTCGCTCCACTGCTGGTTTTGGTTGACAATGCAAAATGTAGTCAACATTATGAGAACCCAACTGTGCAATAGTTCTCCGTTCCTTTAAAGAAAGAAGCCGGAACAGCAGGAATTTAGTCCAGAGGAAAGCAGTGAAATCCTGGGGTTGTTGGTTTGTCTCCCCGCCCACATGTCCACGCCTTCTCCAGGACGGCACCACGCCTCTGTGGATCGCCGCTCAGATGGGCCACAGCCAGGTGGTCAAGGTGCTGCTGTCACGTGGAGCGGATCGGGATGCCGTCAGACAGGTGCGTGTGGGGAAACCAGAGAACAGAGAGTTAAAGTATGCCAGTCTTTGATTGGCAGATAGGTTTATATTGCAACATATGTAGAAGAAAACCGTCTTTTTTTGGAGGGTCTCCAACATGTGTGACACACGACCTTTTCTCTGTCCTTCCAGGATGGATCCACAGCTTTATTCAAAGCAGCTATGAAAGGACACAACGACGTGATCGAGGAGCTCCTGAAGTTTTCTCCATCTCTGGACATTCTCCAGGTAAAAGGCGGCGTTCTCGGCGTTGTCTGTCCCGGCACAGCAGATTCATGCCCCTGTTTGTCTGCAGAATGGCTCCACTGCCCTCCATGCTGCTGTGATGGCTGGAAATGTTCAAACAGTTCGGCTGCTGCTGGGGGCCGGAGCAGACCCAACCCTACCGGACCAGGTGAGGGTTACACGGCACgcggggggggggtccagctgTTGGGCTCTGTTAAAGGTTTTCCTCCTGGTTATCTTGCAGAAGAACCAACTACCTGCAGACCTGACGAAGAGCCATCGCATTCTGATGCTTTTAAGTCAGAAGACTAGACATGAAGGAGGCTCATGACTTCCTGGTGTCCAGGCAGCAGAAGACCTGCAGAGGAAATGCAGCCGCGTCAAATCGTCCTGGAAGCTGCACAGCACATGCGTGCAGATGTAAACATATAAACGTCTGTGATGCAGAACATGCCGTTTGTTTGGTCCGTTTCTTCTTAGAATAGAAATATAACACGTGATTGATTTgccttttgaataaaaacatgtcCTACAGACCTGTGTCTGTGGTGCACGTCTGCCCAGGAGAAGGCGATGATGGGATGCAGTTCCTCCGTCTTTAATCCAAATATCATCCACGGGACTTCAACAAATTCAAATGCAGCTTCCCTCTCTGCTGAAGAACGGACAATCTGTCACCACTTCACTAAAGTCAAATTCATTCATACGCCGCTCTTCTGTCAAAGAGTCGTTTCCAAATACATTTCACAAAATCATGAGGAAGTGAGCAAACTGATGTCAATTTTTATCAAATTCCCGACCAATCTATAATCCTAagaagtgcattttaaaatcgtAAATGCTGTATAAAGAACATTTATGATTTGGATGTGAGGAaaataattgcatttttgtGTTGACCATCTGTCTGTTAAGAGtttttgggatgtttttttatttctggtgTTCTTCCAAATTCTCTGTTTTAGTAAAATTggaaatcatttcaaaaactAAACCCCTGTTTAATATTTTAAGGAGATTGgtttatgttttaatttcttgaaattcatgacaaataaaaagcagGAAAGTTTCTCACCTTTTATGAAAACCTTTTagtatttctgtgttttattgtttgtctgtatttttgttcagttatgtgaatcatttgttttacaatCATATTCTTCAATGCTCATTTCAAAAAGCGATGATGGGACAGATGTCTTCCTTCACAGAGGTTCGGACTGAAGTTGATTGACAGCATCGTCGGGTCACGTGATCTCCGCGGAAATGGAGCTTTGGATGCGGAAGAATCAAACCAGGATGTTTTTTCTCTGCGTTTACTGTTGTTCTTTCATCAAACGAGTGTAAAAAAAGTTCCTGCCGCGTCAAAAAGCCTTCCGTTTTAAACCTTTGTGGGCTTCTCTGGAACCAAATCAGCCGCGTTTTCCTGACATCATTACCTGTTTGTGATGGCGTCCGGTAATTTACAGGTGAGTTTGACAAACTTCCTTTACCTGCTGCTTCTTCGTTAGCATGAAACGAGGACTTTTTTGTCCGGCTTTTAATAGGAAACAACCATTGAATCCAGTCTTCGTTTGGTCAGTAAACGATGACTGTCGGTTTCAAGTCTTTTGAAGGATTCTAAGCATTATTCAGCTGTAAGCGGTGAAGTTAGTGTCATGTTGGACACACAGTGTCTcttagggaccgtcaacaaa comes from Oryzias latipes chromosome 4, ASM223467v1 and encodes:
- the ankrd29 gene encoding ankyrin repeat domain-containing protein 29 isoform X2; this translates as MSFKVGTTALMVASHGGHYDCVKELIMQGADINYQRETGSSALFFSSQHGYHDVVKLLFEFGASTEFQTKDGGTALTVACQYGHSKVVDLLLRNGANVHDQLNDGATPLFLAAQGGHVTVIRHLLSCGAKVNQPREDGTTPLWIAAQMGHSQVVKVLLSRGADRDAVRQDGSTALFKAAMKGHNDVIEELLKFSPSLDILQNGSTALHAAVMAGNVQTVRLLLGAGADPTLPDQKNQLPADLTKSHRILMLLSQKTRHEGGS
- the ankrd29 gene encoding ankyrin repeat domain-containing protein 29 isoform X1, which produces MSFKKDTPLVNAVFWAAKRGNLPLLQLLLNSGRVDADCRDSVGTTALMVASHGGHYDCVKELIMQGADINYQRETGSSALFFSSQHGYHDVVKLLFEFGASTEFQTKDGGTALTVACQYGHSKVVDLLLRNGANVHDQLNDGATPLFLAAQGGHVTVIRHLLSCGAKVNQPREDGTTPLWIAAQMGHSQVVKVLLSRGADRDAVRQDGSTALFKAAMKGHNDVIEELLKFSPSLDILQNGSTALHAAVMAGNVQTVRLLLGAGADPTLPDQKNQLPADLTKSHRILMLLSQKTRHEGGS